One Pseudomonas entomophila genomic window carries:
- a CDS encoding DUF488 domain-containing protein — protein MIRCKRVYEAALPSDGQRVLVDRLWPRNTRKDELQGRWLREVAPSDELRKAFHAGEMDFAGFTRCYQQELAAHPEYWYPLLDLADKGVLTLLYAGKDTEHNNAQVLARWLEDELERRGPGSSPVCYAPETP, from the coding sequence ATGATTCGATGCAAGCGTGTCTACGAAGCGGCATTGCCGAGCGATGGCCAGCGTGTGCTGGTCGATCGCCTGTGGCCGCGCAACACGCGCAAGGATGAGCTGCAGGGCCGGTGGCTGCGTGAGGTGGCGCCATCCGACGAACTGCGTAAGGCGTTCCATGCCGGAGAAATGGATTTTGCCGGTTTCACCCGGTGCTACCAGCAGGAACTGGCTGCCCATCCCGAGTATTGGTACCCCTTGCTGGACCTGGCCGACAAGGGCGTCCTGACCCTGCTGTATGCCGGCAAGGATACCGAGCACAACAATGCCCAGGTGCTGGCCCGCTGGCTGGAAGACGAACTGGAGCGGCGCGGCCCGGGCAGTTCGCCTGTCTGCTATGCCCCCGAAACCCCCTGA
- a CDS encoding polysaccharide lyase — MTLLLPQAHAAQSIWPPRATAQSAMITDYRTLPCPKEPPPPYTGSLLLQSKYDPRDASKSTLRASPDTDSERIAGQIKPFIAGLIQAGKRFQQAKKPKQANLALACQAQWLEHWAKAGALLAPDASNTGMAARKWALAAMAGSVLLTQAAADGKVRLSATQQQWFTRLGEQVIREYAPRRTSTTVYFNNHDYWAAWAVAATGMLVGRDDFIRWADGNLRRGLAQAVRHDDYAYLPLEVARSKLAANYSQYALVPLVLLSESARANGLAWSDDDQQTLDRLARFAARSVLEPGTLPELKGKAQAEVAPYKLAWLIPFLARAPGHRLARQLYDEEDGEVDNYSQIGGPLKPAYPNLP; from the coding sequence TTGACGCTGTTGCTCCCCCAAGCCCACGCAGCGCAATCGATCTGGCCGCCACGCGCCACCGCACAGTCGGCCATGATCACCGACTACCGCACCCTGCCCTGCCCGAAGGAGCCGCCACCGCCCTACACCGGCAGCCTGCTCCTGCAAAGCAAGTACGACCCGCGCGACGCCAGCAAATCCACCCTGCGCGCCAGCCCCGACACCGACAGCGAGCGCATCGCCGGGCAGATCAAGCCGTTCATCGCCGGCCTGATCCAGGCCGGCAAACGCTTCCAGCAGGCCAAGAAGCCCAAGCAAGCCAACCTCGCCCTGGCCTGCCAGGCCCAGTGGCTGGAGCACTGGGCCAAGGCCGGCGCCCTGCTCGCACCGGACGCCAGCAACACCGGCATGGCCGCGCGCAAGTGGGCGTTGGCGGCCATGGCCGGCAGCGTGCTGCTGACCCAGGCCGCCGCCGACGGCAAGGTGCGCCTGAGCGCCACGCAGCAGCAGTGGTTCACCCGACTAGGCGAGCAGGTGATTCGCGAATACGCGCCACGCCGCACCTCCACCACCGTGTACTTCAACAACCACGACTACTGGGCCGCCTGGGCCGTGGCCGCCACCGGCATGCTGGTGGGCCGCGACGACTTCATCCGCTGGGCCGACGGCAACCTGCGCCGGGGCCTGGCCCAGGCCGTGCGCCATGACGACTACGCCTATCTGCCGCTTGAAGTGGCGCGCAGCAAGCTGGCCGCCAACTACAGCCAATACGCCCTGGTGCCCCTGGTGCTGCTCAGCGAGTCGGCCCGCGCCAACGGCCTGGCCTGGAGCGACGACGACCAGCAGACCCTTGACCGCTTGGCCCGTTTCGCCGCCCGCAGTGTGCTCGAACCAGGCACCCTGCCCGAGCTCAAGGGCAAGGCCCAAGCCGAAGTCGCCCCCTACAAGCTGGCCTGGCTGATTCCCTTCCTCGCCCGAGCGCCCGGCCATCGCCTAGCCCGCCAGCTGTACGACGAAGAAGATGGCGAAGTGGACAACTACAGCCAGATCGGCGGCCCGCTGAAGCCGGCCTACCCCAACCTGCCGTGA
- a CDS encoding GNAT family N-acetyltransferase gives MPLQLFPAADSHRTFARDLTRRAMLPYYREFDLLWIEEAFDEAWGWREQWLVVDGDQVLGFCSLSQDRQALYIRELHLLPEHRGRGIGGWVLEQLAGWTAQRRLPLLRLTVFGSNPARRLYQRRGFVEVGMDECFVRMQRSVA, from the coding sequence ATGCCCCTTCAACTGTTCCCCGCCGCCGACAGTCACCGTACCTTCGCCCGTGACCTGACCCGCCGCGCCATGCTGCCGTACTACCGTGAATTCGACCTGCTGTGGATCGAGGAAGCCTTCGACGAGGCCTGGGGCTGGCGCGAGCAGTGGCTGGTGGTCGACGGCGACCAGGTGCTGGGCTTCTGCAGCCTGAGCCAGGACCGCCAGGCATTGTATATCCGCGAGTTGCACCTGCTGCCTGAACATCGTGGCCGGGGTATCGGTGGCTGGGTACTGGAGCAACTGGCCGGCTGGACGGCGCAGCGGCGCTTGCCGTTGCTGCGCTTGACGGTGTTCGGCAGCAACCCGGCGCGGCGCTTGTACCAGCGCCGGGGCTTCGTCGAGGTGGGCATGGACGAATGTTTCGTGCGGATGCAGCGCTCTGTGGCCTGA
- a CDS encoding right-handed parallel beta-helix repeat-containing protein, with translation MAPLTRLYCLAALLLASTAQASPAIETLPLEQHQRQLAELRQQAHQAVAFEQASRPRPPGRASVTLQPMFSSQAGSWPFEPFVNNGLFRAIAGYQAHHPQAVMLRSGSITLAQLHDALNDARILKRYKDGYLLSYPLMIGPDAGLVLEDTHLYLYTFSGTALINQGWLGLNRSTLESMAGDKPGNTDRAWRPFVVAWAGSHTQVVGSTLRRLGYNANLSRGLSTALSAQQPAGSHPATVLIENSLFSELSSAVELQHSQATLTGSQFEQSQQYAIDVRDSQLNLSGNQVRGIDNNSGVRLRGQTRARVQDNLILGAAKAAIEISDQRGAVLLAGNRIGDSRGNGIQLRNLAPTPSAPLLIDDNLLASSQGSAVDASDVAAFALVGNRIGNTPEYAVSLRNAAPLSGPLLISGNHLGQVGKAVMRVEGVREIELGRNTFDGKALLQNLLIGDLLPLQGQVLEATVARGQIVRVCHGRSGFSRDAGNAVHGTRPAGDRG, from the coding sequence ATGGCCCCCCTTACCCGCCTTTACTGCCTGGCCGCCCTGCTGCTGGCAAGCACCGCCCAAGCCTCACCCGCCATCGAAACCCTGCCCCTGGAGCAACACCAACGGCAACTGGCCGAGCTGCGTCAGCAAGCGCACCAGGCGGTAGCCTTCGAACAGGCCAGCCGTCCACGACCACCAGGCCGTGCCAGCGTCACCCTGCAACCGATGTTCTCGTCCCAGGCCGGCAGCTGGCCGTTCGAGCCCTTCGTCAACAACGGCCTGTTCCGCGCCATCGCCGGCTACCAGGCGCACCATCCGCAGGCCGTGATGCTGCGCAGTGGCAGCATCACCCTGGCGCAACTGCATGACGCGCTGAACGATGCCCGCATCCTCAAGCGCTACAAGGATGGCTACCTGTTGAGTTATCCGCTGATGATCGGGCCGGATGCCGGTCTGGTGCTGGAGGACACTCACCTCTACCTCTACACCTTTTCCGGCACCGCCCTGATCAACCAGGGCTGGCTGGGGCTGAACCGCTCGACACTGGAAAGCATGGCCGGCGACAAACCGGGCAACACCGACCGCGCCTGGCGGCCGTTCGTGGTGGCCTGGGCCGGCAGCCACACCCAGGTGGTCGGCTCGACACTCAGGCGCCTGGGCTACAACGCCAACCTGTCCCGCGGCCTGAGCACTGCGCTCAGCGCCCAGCAACCGGCCGGCTCCCACCCGGCCACGGTGTTGATCGAGAACAGCCTGTTCAGCGAGCTGTCCAGTGCCGTGGAGTTGCAGCACAGCCAGGCGACCCTCACCGGCAGCCAGTTCGAGCAATCGCAGCAGTACGCCATCGACGTCCGTGACAGCCAGTTGAACCTGAGCGGCAACCAGGTGCGTGGCATCGACAACAACAGCGGCGTGCGCCTGCGCGGGCAAACCCGGGCACGGGTGCAGGACAACCTGATCCTCGGCGCCGCCAAGGCGGCCATCGAGATCAGCGACCAGCGCGGCGCCGTGCTGCTGGCCGGTAATCGCATCGGCGACAGCCGCGGCAATGGCATCCAGTTGCGCAACCTTGCGCCCACCCCGTCAGCCCCCTTGCTGATCGACGACAACCTGCTGGCCAGCAGCCAGGGTAGCGCGGTGGACGCCAGTGACGTTGCGGCGTTCGCGCTGGTAGGCAACCGCATCGGCAATACCCCGGAGTACGCCGTCAGCCTGCGCAACGCCGCGCCGTTGTCCGGGCCGTTGCTGATCAGCGGCAATCACCTCGGCCAGGTGGGCAAGGCGGTGATGCGGGTCGAGGGGGTCCGGGAGATCGAGCTGGGGCGTAATACCTTCGATGGCAAGGCATTGCTGCAGAACCTGCTGATTGGCGACCTGCTGCCGTTGCAGGGGCAGGTGCTGGAGGCGACAGTGGCTCGCGGCCAGATTGTGCGGGTGTGTCACGGTAGGAGCGGCTTCAGCCGCGATGCAGGCAACGCGGTGCATGGCACCCGCCCCGCGGGTGATCGCGGCTGA